Proteins from one Ipomoea triloba cultivar NCNSP0323 chromosome 1, ASM357664v1 genomic window:
- the LOC116021287 gene encoding uncharacterized protein LOC116021287, translating to MEGDEHDVDAKNQENKVSDQINSVSSMNTEVQHGNALNAPLDDKEIGNSSPNYPMEKILVDAHGGKVGENSLGEKNSNFQSVGKNVISELQEGNSETKAHSPSEKMEGEKVSVHREEEVQLPKENKPLNTSEKISGQVVALSTDESNGRGVVGEDEDSGNARGTNKILEGNLYEKDKIVEPVPNGAEAPKTEVNRSSSIHSPGQDLGQQGSGPEKAGPVKHFLKLKSAIAVASVFRRLSGKSNDGQDALGADENSRNCSSSKEVRPTSIETEHQDVSRKNRDRSGWSALRLIGIFNDDDNADDKVGEKEKAIEEALQPVAMKGRILLYTRLDCNDCKQLRKFLYNKRLRYIEINIDVYPSRKLELEKIAGSSDVPRVFFNEVLIGGLSEIKSLDVSGKLAEKIEYVVSETPSSEAPLPPLSGEDDLSSSGSIDELALIVRKMKDSIPVNDRFYKMRRFTKCFLGSEAVDFLSEDQYLEREEAIEFGRKLASNLFFHHVLDENLFEDGNHLYCFLDDDPLVSQCQNIPRGIIEVKPKSIVEISSRLRFLSYAVFEAYTSEDRRHVDYRTIHGSEEFARYLRIVEELQRVDLSNMPREEKLAFFINLYNMMTIHAILVMGHPSGALQRRRLSVDFNYVIGGCTYSLSEIHNGVLRGNQRPPYNLVKPFGAKDKRSMIALPYPEPLIHFAVVGGTRSGPALQCYSPGNIDKELMDAAHNFLRSGLIVDMLAKVVYVSKILKWYSADFGNNELEVLKHAANYLEPAESQSLLELLSTTQLKVIYQPFDWGLNH from the exons ATGGAAGGAGATGAACATGATGTTGATGCTAAAAACCAGGAAAATAAAGTTTCTGATCAGATAAATTCAGTTAGTAGCATGAATACTGAAGTGCAACATGGAAATGCACTCAATGCCCCATTAGATGACAAGGAAATTGGAAATTCTTCACCAAACTATCCAATGGAGAAGATTTTGGTTGATGCCCATGGTGGAAAAGTAGGAGAGAACTCTTTAggagaaaaaaattcaaattttcaatctGTTGGGAAGAATGTTATTTCTGAGTTGCAAGAAGGGAACTCTGAGACTAAGGCACATTCACCATCAGAAAAGATGGAAGGAGAGAAGGTCAGTGTTCATAGAGAAGAAGAAGTTCAATTGCCAAAAGAGAATAAACCATTGAACACGAGTGAAAAGATTTCTGGGCAGGTAGTTGCACTCAGTACAGATGAGTCAAATGGAAGAGGGGTTGTTGGAGAGGATGAGGATTCTGGAAATGCCAGGGGAACAAACAAGATCCTCGAAGGCAATCTTTATGAGAAGGATAAGATAGTAGAGCCTGTCCCTAATGGAGCAGAGGCTCCCAAGACAGAAGTCAATAGGAGTTCATCAATTCATTCCCCTGGTCAAGACTTGGGGCAACAGGGATCTGGGCCTGAAAAGGCAGGACCTGTAAAgcattttttaaagttgaagagTGCAATTGCAGTTGCTAGTGTTTTTCGTCGCCTTTCTGGGAAAAGCAATGATGGACAAGATGCTCTGGGTGCAGATGAGAATAGTAGGAATTGCAGCAGTTCTAAGGAGGTTAGACCTACTTCCATTGAAACTGAACATCAAGATGTCTCTCGGAAAAATAGAGATCGATCTGGATGGAGTGCCCTTAGATTAATTGGGATATTTAATGATGATGACAATGCTGATGACAAAGTTGGAGAGAAAGAAAAGGCTATAGAAGAAGCACTCCAACCAGTAGCGATGAAAGGACGGATTTTGTTGTACACAAGGTTAGATTGCAACGACTGTAAGCAGTTAAGAAAGTTTCTATACAATAAAAGACTTCGATACATTGAAATCAATATTGATGTGTACCCAAGTAGAAAGCTGGAACTGGAGAAGATTGCTGGCTCCTCTGATGTTCCTAGAGTGTTCTTTAATGAAGTGCTTATAGGTGGATTGAGTGAAATAAAAAGCTTAGATGTGTCTGGGAAGCTTGCAGAGAAGATTGAATATGTTGTTAGTGAGACACCATCCTCTGAAGCACCTTTACCCCCTCTTTCAGGTGAAGATGACTTGTCCAGTAGTGGTTCTATTGATGAGCTAGCACTTATTGTTAGAAAAATGAAAGACTCTATTCCTGTAAATGACCGCTTTTACAAAATGCGGAGATTCACCAAGTGTTTTCTGGGATCAGAAGCAGTAGACTTCCTGTCAGAAGATCAATACTTGGAAAGGGAAGAG GCTATTGAATTTGGTCGGAAACTGGCAAGCAACCTTTTCTTCCACCATGTACTTGA TGAGAATTTATTTGAAGATGGCAACCACCTGTACTGTTTCCTTGATGATGATCCTTTGGTATCCCAATGCCAGAACATTCCTAGGGGCATAATTGAAGTGAAGCCAAAATCTATAGTAGAAATTTCATCCAGACTTAGATTCTTATCTTATGCAGTTTTTGAAGCTTACACATCAGAAGATAGGAGGCATGTTGACTATAGAACCATCCATGGAAGTGAGGAATTTGCAAG GTACTTGAGGATCGTTGAGGAGCTTCAGAGAGTAGATTTGTCTAATATGCCAAGAGAGGAAAAGCTTGCGTTCTTTATTAATCTCTACAATATGATGACCATTCATGCAATACTAGTAATGGGGCATCCCTCTGGAGCACTGCAGAGAAGGAGATTGAGTGTGGATTTCAATTATGTAATTGGTGGGTGTACATATTCACTTTCAGAAATTCACAATGGTGTCTTAAGGGGCAACCAGAGGCCGCCTTACAATCTAGTTAAGCCATTTGGGGCTAAAGATAAGCGTTCTATG ATTGCTCTTCCTTATCCTGAGCCTCTAATTCATTTTGCTGTTGTTGGTGGTACACGATCTGGGCCTGCTCTCCAATGCTATTCACCAGGAAATATAGACAAAGAATTGATGGATGCTGCCCATAATTTCCTAAGAAGTGGACTAATTGTTGACATGCTTGCAAAGGTTGTATATGTTAGCAAGATTTTGAAATG
- the LOC116033753 gene encoding putative RING-H2 finger protein ATL35 has protein sequence MRSVTRLCSLARELTSTVFSAWLLHIFKIVLLASIVAMSACGRVMTDLKYNAMIRKRTSRFVYRRRRRFSRRAAAEVGALECAICITEFVDGEVGTELESCGHKFHAGCIERWLVHGKGHASCPLCRVPVVQDGVVEEHRIAKSEGRLISNVFEVELGLLLLPMGLRWGSCCRRSNVDCSPVTSSRVW, from the coding sequence ATGAGATCTGTAACGAGGTTGTGTTCTCTCGCGCGTGAACTGACCTCCACCGTGTTCTCCGCATGGCTCCTTCATATTTTCAAGATTGTATTGCTGGCCTCGATTGTGGCGATGAGTGCCTGCGGGCGAGTAATGACGGATTTGAAGTACAACGCGATGATTAGGAAGAGGACTTCGCGGTTCGTTTacaggcggcggcggcgatttTCGCGGAGGGCGGCGGCGGAGGTGGGGGCGCTGGAGTGCGCGATTTGCATAACGGAGTTCGTGGACGGCGAGGTGGGGACGGAGCTGGAGAGCTGCGGACACAAGTTCCATGCGGGGTGTATCGAGAGGTGGTTGGTGCATGGGAAAGGGCACGCCAGCTGTCCGCTTTGCCGGGTCCCGGTTGTGCAGGACGGCGTCGTGGAAGAGCACCGGATAGCGAAGAGTGAGGGCCGGTTAATTAGCAATGTCTTTGAGGTGGAGTTGGGGCTGCTGTTGCTTCCGATGGGGCTCCGGTGGGGGAGTTGCTGTCGACGCTCCAATGTTGACTGCTCGCCGGTGACTAGTAGTAGGGTTTGGTAA